A stretch of Pseudoprevotella muciniphila DNA encodes these proteins:
- the pckA gene encoding phosphoenolpyruvate carboxykinase (ATP), whose amino-acid sequence MANIDLTKYGITGATEVIYNPSYEVLFAEETKEGLEGFDKGQVTELGAVNVMTGIYTGRSPKDKFIVEDENSKDTVWWTTPEYPNDNKKCSEASWAVLKELAQKELSNKRLFVVDGFCGANKDTRMKVRFIMEVAWQAHFVTNMFIRPTSQEELDQEPDFIVYNASKAKVENYKELGLNSETAVVFNVTSKEQVILNTWYGGEMKKGMFSMMNYFLPLKGIAAMHCSANTDMNGENTAIFFGLSGTGKTTLSTDPKRLLIGDDEHGWDDAGVFNFEGGCYAKVINLDAEAEPDIYGAIKRNALLENVTVDAEGKIDFSDKSVTENTRVSYPIDHITNIVKPISHGPAAKQVIFLSADAFGVLPPVSILSPDQAKYYFLSGFTAKLAGTERGITEPTPTFSACFGQAFLELHPTKYAEELVRHMEKSGAKAYLVNTGWNGTGKRISIRDTRGIIDAILGGAILNAPTKQVPIFNFEVPTELEGVDSGILDPRDTYADAAEWEKKAVDLAQRFQKNFKKYEGNEAGKALVAAGPQL is encoded by the coding sequence ATGGCAAACATCGATTTAACAAAGTACGGTATTACCGGTGCAACGGAAGTGATCTACAACCCTTCTTACGAAGTATTGTTCGCTGAAGAGACTAAGGAAGGTCTTGAAGGCTTTGACAAGGGACAGGTAACAGAGCTCGGTGCTGTTAACGTAATGACAGGTATCTATACCGGTCGTTCTCCCAAGGACAAGTTCATCGTTGAAGACGAGAACTCAAAGGACACTGTATGGTGGACCACTCCCGAATATCCCAACGACAACAAGAAGTGCTCTGAGGCTTCTTGGGCCGTTCTGAAAGAACTTGCTCAGAAAGAACTCTCTAACAAGCGTCTCTTCGTAGTTGACGGCTTCTGCGGTGCAAACAAGGACACTCGCATGAAGGTTCGCTTCATTATGGAGGTGGCTTGGCAGGCTCACTTCGTAACAAACATGTTCATCCGTCCTACAAGTCAGGAAGAACTCGACCAGGAGCCCGACTTCATCGTTTACAACGCCAGCAAGGCAAAGGTAGAGAACTATAAAGAACTCGGTCTGAACAGTGAAACAGCTGTTGTTTTCAACGTAACAAGCAAAGAACAGGTAATCCTGAACACATGGTATGGCGGTGAAATGAAGAAGGGTATGTTCTCTATGATGAACTACTTCCTCCCACTTAAGGGCATCGCTGCCATGCACTGCTCTGCAAACACCGACATGAACGGTGAAAACACCGCTATCTTCTTCGGTCTCTCCGGTACAGGTAAGACCACACTTTCTACCGACCCGAAGCGTCTGCTCATCGGCGACGACGAACATGGTTGGGACGATGCAGGTGTGTTCAACTTCGAAGGTGGTTGCTATGCTAAGGTAATTAACCTCGATGCAGAAGCTGAACCAGACATCTACGGTGCTATCAAGCGCAACGCGCTCCTTGAGAACGTTACTGTTGATGCAGAAGGTAAGATTGATTTTTCAGACAAGAGCGTGACAGAAAACACCCGCGTTTCTTATCCAATCGACCACATCACAAACATCGTGAAGCCTATCAGTCATGGTCCCGCTGCAAAGCAGGTTATCTTCCTCAGTGCTGACGCATTCGGTGTGCTTCCTCCCGTTTCTATCCTTTCTCCGGATCAGGCTAAGTACTACTTCCTGAGCGGTTTCACAGCAAAACTCGCCGGAACGGAACGCGGTATTACAGAGCCCACACCTACCTTCTCTGCATGCTTCGGTCAGGCATTCCTCGAACTGCACCCCACAAAGTATGCTGAAGAACTCGTACGCCACATGGAAAAGAGCGGTGCTAAGGCATACCTCGTAAACACAGGTTGGAATGGTACAGGCAAGCGCATCTCTATCCGCGACACACGCGGTATCATCGACGCTATCCTCGGTGGCGCAATCCTCAACGCTCCTACAAAGCAAGTGCCCATCTTCAACTTCGAAGTACCTACAGAACTCGAAGGTGTTGACAGCGGTATCCTCGACCCACGCGACACATACGCTGACGCAGCAGAATGGGAAAAGAAAGCCGTTGACCTCGCACAACGCTTCCAGAAGAACTTCAAGAAGTACGAAGGCAACGAAGCAGGCAAAGCCCTCGTTGCTGCTGGTCCACAGCTCTAA
- a CDS encoding sodium-translocating pyrophosphatase — protein MNIHPLFWLVPVASVVALTMAWYFFRSMMKTDEGTPRMKEIALYVRKGAMAYLKQQYKVVFIVFIVLAILFSFMAYVLHVQNPWVPFAFLTGGFFSGLAGFFGMKTATYASGRTANAARKSLDGGLKVAFRSGAVMGLVVVGLGLLDIAIWFLLLNAFYTDEKTALITITTTMLTFGMGASTQALFARVGGGIYTKAADVGADIVGKVEADIPEDDPRNPATIADNVGDNVGDVAGMGADLYESYCGSILSTAALGATAFISSSYDMQMRAVIAPMAIAAVGIFLSLIGIFLVRTKEGASMRSLLKSLSLGTNVSAVLIAVAAFVILWSLGMENWIGLSFSVITGLAAGVIIGQATEYYTSHSYKPTKDISAAGQTGAATVIIKGIGTGMISTCIPVLTIGIAIILSYLCANGFELELEAASISHGLYGIGIAAVGMLSTLGITLATDAYGPIADNAGGNAEMSELGEEVRHRTDALDALGNTTAATGKGFAIGSAALTALALLASYIEEVKIAMKEAGQTIVNVSGQVVNAADATIPDFMNHFQVNLMNPRVLVGAFIGAMAAFLFCGLTMEAVGRAAQKMVVEVRRQFREIAGILEGKATPDYGRCVEISTRAAQHEMIVPSVLAIIIPIATGLILGVAGVLGLLLGGLCAGFTLAVFMANSGGAWDNAKKNVEEGNFGGKGSFAHKATIVGDTVGDPFKDTSGPSLNILIKLMSMVSIVMAGLTVAWSLL, from the coding sequence ATGAACATCCATCCTCTATTCTGGCTTGTCCCCGTGGCTTCTGTAGTCGCGCTGACGATGGCCTGGTATTTCTTCCGCTCGATGATGAAGACCGACGAAGGAACACCACGAATGAAAGAAATCGCGCTCTATGTGCGAAAAGGCGCAATGGCGTACCTCAAACAGCAGTACAAAGTCGTTTTCATCGTCTTTATCGTACTTGCCATTCTCTTCTCCTTCATGGCATACGTGCTCCACGTACAGAATCCATGGGTACCCTTCGCCTTCCTTACCGGCGGTTTCTTCTCCGGACTGGCTGGCTTCTTCGGCATGAAAACTGCCACATACGCCAGCGGACGTACTGCCAACGCAGCACGCAAGAGTCTTGATGGCGGCCTGAAAGTAGCTTTCCGCTCGGGTGCGGTTATGGGACTTGTCGTTGTTGGTCTCGGACTGCTCGACATCGCTATCTGGTTCCTCCTTCTCAATGCCTTCTACACTGATGAAAAGACGGCGCTCATCACGATTACCACTACGATGCTGACCTTCGGTATGGGTGCATCCACACAGGCACTCTTCGCTCGTGTGGGCGGTGGTATCTACACAAAGGCTGCCGACGTAGGTGCTGACATCGTGGGCAAAGTGGAAGCAGACATTCCAGAAGACGACCCACGCAACCCCGCTACCATTGCCGACAACGTGGGCGACAATGTGGGAGATGTGGCCGGTATGGGAGCCGACCTCTACGAAAGTTATTGCGGCAGTATCCTTTCTACAGCAGCCCTTGGCGCAACAGCATTTATCTCTTCAAGTTACGATATGCAGATGCGCGCTGTTATCGCTCCTATGGCGATTGCTGCTGTAGGTATTTTCCTCTCTCTCATCGGTATTTTCCTCGTACGCACAAAAGAAGGTGCCTCAATGCGCAGCCTGCTCAAATCCCTCTCACTCGGTACGAATGTCAGCGCAGTGCTCATCGCTGTAGCAGCATTCGTCATCCTGTGGAGTCTTGGCATGGAGAACTGGATAGGTCTCTCATTCAGCGTGATTACAGGTCTCGCAGCCGGTGTCATCATCGGACAGGCAACGGAATACTACACCTCACACAGTTACAAGCCCACGAAGGATATTTCTGCAGCAGGACAGACAGGTGCTGCAACAGTCATCATCAAGGGCATCGGAACAGGTATGATTTCCACATGTATTCCTGTATTGACCATAGGTATAGCCATCATTCTGAGTTACCTCTGCGCCAATGGCTTTGAACTCGAACTGGAAGCAGCCAGCATTTCACACGGTCTCTACGGCATCGGTATCGCTGCAGTAGGTATGCTCTCCACACTCGGCATCACACTCGCAACAGATGCTTACGGTCCTATTGCCGACAACGCAGGCGGTAACGCTGAGATGAGCGAACTCGGAGAAGAAGTGCGCCACCGCACAGACGCCCTCGACGCACTGGGTAACACCACAGCTGCAACAGGTAAGGGATTTGCCATCGGTAGTGCAGCCCTCACAGCCCTCGCACTCCTTGCTTCATACATAGAGGAAGTGAAAATCGCAATGAAAGAAGCTGGGCAAACCATCGTAAACGTTAGCGGGCAAGTAGTTAATGCTGCAGATGCCACCATACCCGACTTCATGAACCACTTCCAGGTAAACCTGATGAACCCACGCGTACTCGTCGGTGCATTCATCGGCGCTATGGCAGCATTCCTCTTCTGCGGACTCACCATGGAGGCTGTAGGACGCGCTGCACAGAAAATGGTGGTTGAAGTACGCCGTCAGTTCCGCGAAATAGCAGGCATCCTCGAAGGCAAGGCAACACCCGACTACGGACGCTGCGTAGAAATCTCCACACGCGCTGCACAGCACGAAATGATCGTGCCTTCAGTGCTCGCCATCATCATTCCAATCGCCACAGGTCTTATCCTCGGCGTGGCTGGCGTGCTTGGTCTGCTGCTCGGCGGACTCTGCGCAGGATTCACCCTCGCCGTGTTCATGGCGAACTCCGGCGGTGCATGGGACAATGCAAAGAAGAACGTGGAAGAAGGCAACTTCGGCGGTAAGGGCAGTTTCGCACACAAAGCCACCATCGTAGGCGACACAGTGGGCGACCCATTCAAGGACACCAGCGGCCCCAGCCTCAACATCCTCATCAAACTCATGAGCATGGTTTCCATCGTCATGGCAGGTCTCACAGTGGCATGGAGTCTGCTGTAA
- the rnr gene encoding ribonuclease R yields MARKKSLGRLTKKDIRAFLIDFFESNATKTFNVKHIFSALHITSHPTKMLCIDVLGDLMMEDYIATDKEGNYKYVVRSQVMEGVFQRRQNGRNVFIPDDGGKSILVFERNAAHALDGDRVRVTMLAKRHNHAREAAVTEIIQRKRETFVGLMKVEHNYGFLITDHRLLAQDIFIPEKSLNGATDNCKAIVKIVSWPDDAKSPIGEVVEVLGKQYENNTEMNAILAEFGLPHRYPKAVEDAANQIEPGITPEVIASREDFREVTTFTIDPHDAKDFDDAISIRKLENGNWEIGVHIADVSHYVKEGDIIDQEARKRATSIYLVDRTIPMLPERLCNFICSLRPDEEKLAYSCIFEMNDNAEIQNWHLAHTVIKSNRRFTYEEVQDILELNREASEEDLTQPGHHPKPLPKGSPLQGEYVEELVALNRIAKLLRSARFRKGSIGFDRPEVRFEIDDKGKPISTYIKVAKDANKLVEEFMLLANRSVAEMIGRVQKGTKAKTLPYRIHDVPDPEKLETLCSFVNKFGYKVKTSGTKKEVSKSLNKLLEDAKGSKEQKMVELVALKAMQKARYSTHNIGHYGLMFQYYTHFTSPIRRYPDTMVHRLLTHYQEGGKSANKKKYEELCEHSSNMEQLAANAERASIKYKQVEFMGAHLGEVFNGTISGVTEFGLYVEVDDNGCEGMVPLRFLEDDYYEFDDRNYCLWGRRYHKRYRLGDPVRIKVARANLDRKQLDFELIEEEQQIQTNNKKTKVK; encoded by the coding sequence ATGGCAAGAAAGAAATCATTAGGACGACTTACCAAAAAGGACATACGCGCGTTCCTCATTGACTTCTTTGAGTCGAACGCCACAAAGACGTTCAACGTCAAGCACATTTTCTCGGCATTGCACATCACGTCACATCCCACAAAGATGCTTTGCATCGATGTGCTGGGCGACCTGATGATGGAGGACTACATCGCCACCGATAAGGAAGGAAACTATAAGTACGTTGTGCGCTCGCAGGTGATGGAAGGCGTGTTCCAGCGCCGGCAGAACGGCAGAAACGTATTCATACCCGACGACGGAGGCAAGTCCATCCTCGTCTTTGAACGCAACGCTGCTCATGCCCTTGATGGCGACCGCGTGCGAGTAACGATGCTAGCCAAGCGCCACAACCATGCACGAGAGGCTGCCGTTACTGAAATCATACAGAGAAAGCGTGAAACATTTGTAGGACTTATGAAAGTGGAGCACAACTATGGCTTCCTTATTACGGACCACCGACTTCTGGCACAGGACATCTTTATCCCGGAGAAGTCACTCAACGGCGCCACAGACAACTGCAAAGCCATCGTGAAGATTGTTTCATGGCCCGACGATGCCAAGAGTCCGATAGGAGAAGTGGTTGAAGTGCTTGGAAAGCAGTACGAAAACAACACAGAGATGAATGCCATTCTCGCAGAATTCGGACTGCCACACAGATATCCAAAGGCAGTGGAGGATGCTGCCAATCAGATTGAACCCGGCATCACACCCGAAGTCATAGCAAGCCGTGAGGACTTCCGCGAGGTAACGACATTCACCATCGACCCACACGATGCAAAAGACTTCGACGACGCCATCAGTATCCGAAAACTGGAAAACGGCAATTGGGAAATAGGCGTACACATTGCCGACGTGTCGCACTACGTGAAAGAAGGCGACATCATCGACCAGGAAGCCAGAAAACGTGCAACGAGTATCTATCTTGTAGATCGCACAATCCCTATGCTTCCCGAACGGCTCTGCAACTTCATTTGCTCACTCCGTCCCGACGAAGAGAAATTGGCATATTCATGCATCTTCGAGATGAACGACAATGCTGAAATTCAGAATTGGCATCTCGCACATACCGTTATTAAGAGCAACCGGCGCTTTACCTACGAAGAAGTGCAGGACATCCTCGAACTCAACCGCGAAGCGAGTGAAGAGGACCTCACACAGCCGGGGCATCATCCCAAACCGCTACCCAAAGGCAGTCCGCTGCAAGGCGAGTATGTGGAAGAACTCGTCGCGCTCAATCGCATAGCGAAACTACTCAGAAGCGCCCGGTTCAGGAAAGGCTCAATAGGATTCGACCGTCCGGAAGTACGTTTCGAAATCGACGACAAGGGAAAACCCATCTCCACTTATATAAAAGTGGCAAAGGATGCCAACAAACTTGTGGAAGAATTCATGCTTTTGGCTAATCGGAGTGTGGCAGAAATGATTGGGCGCGTACAGAAAGGCACGAAAGCAAAGACCCTCCCCTACCGCATACACGATGTGCCCGACCCGGAAAAACTTGAAACTCTCTGCTCGTTCGTCAATAAGTTTGGCTACAAAGTAAAGACCAGCGGTACAAAGAAGGAAGTGTCGAAAAGTCTCAACAAACTGCTCGAAGATGCAAAGGGTAGCAAAGAGCAGAAGATGGTGGAACTCGTGGCACTCAAAGCTATGCAGAAAGCACGCTACTCCACACACAACATTGGTCACTACGGACTGATGTTCCAGTACTACACCCACTTCACGTCGCCCATACGTCGCTATCCCGACACGATGGTGCATCGCCTCCTCACCCACTATCAGGAAGGCGGAAAAAGTGCTAACAAGAAAAAGTATGAGGAACTCTGCGAACATTCTTCCAACATGGAGCAACTTGCTGCCAACGCCGAGCGCGCGAGTATCAAGTACAAGCAAGTGGAGTTCATGGGTGCACACCTCGGAGAAGTATTTAATGGCACCATAAGTGGTGTTACGGAATTTGGTCTCTATGTGGAAGTGGACGACAATGGTTGCGAAGGCATGGTGCCGCTACGCTTCCTCGAAGACGACTATTACGAATTCGACGACAGGAACTACTGCCTGTGGGGGCGCCGATACCACAAGCGCTACCGCCTTGGCGACCCGGTCAGAATAAAAGTGGCACGCGCCAATCTCGACCGCAAGCAACTCGACTTCGAACTCATTGAAGAAGAACAACAAATTCAAACAAACAATAAAAAAACTAAAGTAAAATGA
- the typA gene encoding translational GTPase TypA translates to MQNIRNIAIIAHVDHGKTTLVDKMLLAGNLFRQNQNAGELILDNNELERERGITILSKNVSINYNDTKINIIDTPGHSDFGGEVERVLNMADGCLLLVDAFEGPMPQTRFVLQKALEIGLKPIVVVNKVDKPNCRPEEVYEMVFDLMFELGATEDQLDFPVVYGSAKQGWMGEDWQTPTDNINYLLDKIIEIIPAPTQLEGTPQMLVTSLDYSNYTGRIAVGRVHRGVIKDGMNCTIAHRDGTMEKTKIKELQTFEGMGRKKTDSVESGDICAVIGLENFEIGDTLCDFNEPEALPPIAIDEPTMSMLFTINDSPFFGKEGKFCTSRHIGERLTKELEKDLALRVMPQGTDSWIVSGRGVLHLSILIETMRREGYELQVGQPQVIFKEIDGKRCEPIEELTINVPEEFASKMIDMVTRRKGEMRIMQNVGERVDLEFDIPSRGIIGLRTNVLTASQGEAIMAHRFKEYQPFKGEILRRTNGSMISMENGTAFAYSIDHLQDRGKFFISPQDEVYAGQVVGEHVHENDLVVNVTKAKQMTNVRASGTDEKARIIPPVIFSLEEALEYIKADEYVEVTPKSMRMRKTILDHLARKRANKED, encoded by the coding sequence ATGCAAAACATCCGAAACATCGCCATCATAGCACACGTTGACCATGGTAAAACTACTCTCGTTGACAAGATGCTTTTGGCAGGCAACCTGTTCCGACAGAACCAGAATGCCGGCGAACTCATCTTGGACAACAACGAGTTGGAACGCGAACGCGGCATCACCATCCTGTCGAAAAACGTTTCTATCAACTATAACGACACGAAAATCAACATCATCGATACCCCGGGACACAGCGACTTTGGCGGTGAGGTGGAGCGCGTGCTCAATATGGCAGACGGTTGCTTGCTTCTTGTGGACGCATTCGAAGGACCAATGCCGCAAACGCGTTTCGTGCTACAAAAGGCGCTCGAAATAGGACTGAAGCCCATCGTTGTGGTTAACAAGGTGGACAAACCCAACTGCCGTCCGGAAGAAGTGTATGAAATGGTGTTCGACCTCATGTTTGAACTCGGTGCAACAGAGGACCAACTCGACTTCCCTGTGGTTTATGGTTCTGCCAAGCAAGGTTGGATGGGCGAAGATTGGCAGACTCCTACTGACAATATCAACTATCTACTCGACAAAATCATAGAAATCATCCCTGCCCCAACACAGTTGGAAGGCACACCGCAGATGCTCGTTACGAGTCTTGACTATTCCAACTACACCGGGCGCATCGCCGTAGGGCGTGTGCATCGCGGTGTCATCAAAGATGGCATGAACTGCACCATTGCTCACCGCGACGGAACGATGGAGAAGACCAAGATAAAGGAACTCCAGACTTTCGAAGGCATGGGGCGAAAGAAGACCGACTCTGTAGAAAGTGGCGACATTTGTGCCGTCATCGGGCTTGAAAACTTCGAAATCGGCGATACACTCTGCGACTTCAACGAACCGGAAGCACTGCCGCCCATAGCCATCGACGAGCCCACCATGTCGATGCTCTTTACCATCAACGACAGTCCTTTCTTTGGAAAGGAAGGAAAATTCTGCACCAGCCGGCACATCGGTGAGCGGCTTACCAAAGAATTGGAAAAGGACCTTGCGCTACGCGTCATGCCGCAAGGCACCGACTCATGGATTGTCAGCGGACGTGGCGTGCTTCACCTTTCCATTCTCATAGAAACGATGCGCCGCGAAGGCTACGAACTGCAAGTGGGGCAGCCACAAGTCATCTTCAAGGAAATAGACGGTAAGCGCTGCGAACCCATCGAGGAACTCACCATCAACGTGCCGGAAGAATTTGCGTCGAAAATGATCGACATGGTAACACGCCGAAAGGGTGAAATGAGAATCATGCAGAATGTGGGCGAACGTGTGGATCTCGAATTCGACATCCCTTCAAGGGGCATCATCGGCCTGCGTACCAATGTGCTCACAGCCAGTCAGGGAGAAGCCATCATGGCGCACAGATTCAAGGAATACCAGCCGTTCAAGGGTGAAATCCTGCGGCGCACCAATGGCTCTATGATTTCGATGGAGAACGGCACAGCATTCGCATACAGCATCGACCACCTACAAGATCGTGGAAAATTCTTCATCTCACCTCAGGACGAAGTCTATGCCGGACAGGTGGTGGGCGAACATGTCCATGAGAACGACCTTGTGGTGAACGTAACTAAAGCCAAACAGATGACCAATGTGCGTGCGAGTGGTACGGACGAAAAGGCAAGAATCATTCCGCCCGTCATCTTCTCGCTCGAAGAAGCACTCGAATACATCAAGGCAGACGAATATGTCGAAGTAACACCAAAGTCTATGCGCATGCGAAAGACTATCCTCGACCACCTCGCACGCAAACGGGCAAACAAAGAAGATTGA
- a CDS encoding SUMF1/EgtB/PvdO family nonheme iron enzyme — MKRFCYILISLLMPFTASATHIFGDVNNDETVNVTDVVSLVNHILGNGTLDNATYGDINGDGEVNVSDIVALTNYILGQYEHTLPDIEVTANGVTFTMKGVASGTFMMGADSSTDPNAFSNEAPIHQVTVGDYYIAETEVTQELWKAVMGSNPSSFTENDSLPVETVTWDDCQTFVATLSSLTGRSFRLPTEAEWEFAARGGNKSNGFYYSGSNSIKDVCWFGNNSGSKTHKVAEKLPNELGLYDMSGNVYEWCSDWYARYTADKAVNPTGPETGERRVRRGGSFDGWNIYCRSTRRLYAFPTHKDDYLGLRLAMDIEQ, encoded by the coding sequence ATGAAAAGATTCTGCTATATACTGATAAGCCTGTTGATGCCATTCACAGCCTCGGCTACCCACATCTTCGGAGATGTGAACAACGACGAAACAGTCAACGTTACCGACGTGGTGAGCCTTGTAAACCATATTCTGGGCAACGGCACACTCGACAACGCGACATACGGCGACATCAACGGCGACGGAGAAGTGAACGTGAGCGATATCGTGGCGCTTACCAACTATATACTCGGACAATACGAACACACGCTTCCAGACATCGAAGTAACAGCCAACGGCGTAACGTTCACCATGAAAGGCGTGGCTTCGGGCACATTCATGATGGGCGCCGACAGTTCCACCGACCCGAACGCCTTCTCCAACGAAGCACCTATCCACCAGGTAACAGTAGGCGACTATTACATAGCCGAAACAGAAGTAACGCAAGAACTGTGGAAAGCCGTCATGGGTAGCAACCCGTCGAGTTTCACGGAGAATGATTCCCTGCCCGTGGAAACCGTAACATGGGATGACTGCCAGACATTCGTTGCCACACTGAGCAGCCTGACAGGACGCTCCTTCCGACTGCCAACAGAAGCAGAATGGGAATTTGCAGCCCGCGGAGGAAACAAGTCGAACGGCTTCTATTACAGCGGCAGCAACAGCATTAAAGACGTATGCTGGTTCGGCAACAACTCGGGCTCCAAAACACACAAAGTTGCTGAAAAACTGCCTAACGAACTCGGACTTTACGACATGAGCGGAAACGTGTACGAATGGTGCTCCGACTGGTATGCCCGATACACCGCCGACAAAGCAGTGAACCCCACAGGGCCCGAAACAGGCGAACGAAGGGTGCGCCGTGGAGGCAGTTTCGACGGATGGAACATCTACTGCCGGTCCACACGACGACTCTACGCCTTCCCCACACACAAGGACGACTACCTCGGACTGCGACTCGCCATGGACATCGAACAATAA